DNA from Lentibacillus amyloliquefaciens:
TTGATATGTTACCCAGTCGGTAGCCTCTATAAATTGATCTGCTTCCTCGTATATTTCTGGCGCCTCATCTAAAATTTGCCAAACTTTAGCTAACATCCATTCTGATGATAGTTTACCTCCGTACCTGGGAAGAAACTTTTCACCTCTTTGTTCAGCAATTTCATTAATCTGGTTAGCATGTCTCTGAGCAGCATGATGTTTCCAAAGTTTTACCCAACTGTGTGGATTGCTTTTCCATTTTTCATCAAAACACAGCGGGGTTCCGCTTTGGTTTATTGGGAGAATAGTGCACGCTGTAAAATCAATACCAAGTCCAATAATATCCTGAGGTTGGACTCCAGAATTCTTTATTACTGCTGGAACTGATTTTTTCAGTACATCTAAATAATCATTGGGATGTTGCAAGGCCCAATCAAACCCGAGCCCTTTACCCGATTCTGGTAAAAATTCATCTATAACACCATGAGAATATTCGGTAACATGATCGGCAATTTCCTTCCCGTCTTCCAGCGATACCAGCACAACTCGACCCGACTCCGTTCCAAAGTCAATTCCAAGTGTGTACTTTTCACTCATGAGTAATCCCCCTCCTAATTTTGACCATAATATGCATTTTTACCATGTTTTCTTAAATAATGCTTATCCAGTAACACTTGATTCAGAGAGTGGATTTCACCTTTTAACTGTTGAGTCCACATTCCCATCTTAGCCACTTCTTCTAAAACAATCGTATGTTTAATAGCTTCATTTACATTGATGCCCCAGCTAAAAGAAGCATGGCCATGAACTAAAACACTGGGAATTTCCTTATAGCTTTTATCTTTAAATGTTTCAACGATTACATGGCCTGTTTCCAACTCATAATCTCCATTTATTTCGACATCGGTCATAGGCCTCGTACAGGGAATGCTCCCATAAAAGTAATCCGCATGAGTAGTCCCCAGCGCCGGGATATCCTTCCCAGCTTGAGCCCAGCTTGTAGCGTAAGGAGAGTGAGTATGGACAATGCCGCCTAATTCCGAAAATTGTTTATACAATAATAAATGAGTTGGTGTATCGGAAGATGGTTTTTTACCTTCTATCACTTCACCATCTAAGTTAACAACAGATAAATCTTCCACAGTCAATTCTTCATATGAAACCCCGCTTGGCTTTATAACAACTAATTCAGAATTTTTATCAATACCACTTACATTTCCCCACGTAAGAGTGACTAGACCTTTCTTTGGTAAAGTCTGATTTGCCATGAGAACCTCTTTTTTTAGTTCATCTAACAAAGCTTAGCTCCTCCTATTTGGTGTGCTAAATCCCTTTTGATATTTTTATAGTTTAAGTAATTCATCTTCCCTTTCTTTAAAGTAAGTAACTGTCTGCTGGACCAAATGTTTCAATTTATTTTGATCAGGTTTAGCATTCATAGCAGGATACGGATCCCCACCCGGACCTAAGGGTTCTGGAGTTAAAAATTTATTCCCCTTATTATAACCAATTATATGTAGTGCCATTATAATCGTATCAATATCCATAAACCCTTCCCCTAATGCTCCTCTATTACTATCAGCAAGGTGAAGATTAACTAGTTGACTTCCCGCTTCAATTATGGCTTCCCCTATATGAGACTCTTCAGACTGCATATGATAAATATCTCCATTAATATGCCTGATAGCTTGATGGTCCACTGCATCAATATATTTTTTTGCATCTGAAACTGTATGAATAAAGCTTACCTCAGCTGCACGCACCGGTTCTACAGCCGCTTTAATATTATAATTCTTAAACAAATCACCTAAACTTTTTAATGTTTGTGTACTACGGTCAAATTCCGTTTCATCATAAGGATTCGGACGTCCAACAGCCCCTGGAACGACAAGTAAATATTCCCCTCCTATCGCATTTGTAAATTCCAGTTCCCTTTGTATGTAGTTAATAGCTTCCTGTCTTTTTTGCGGAATATTGCTGGAGAGATCATTT
Protein-coding regions in this window:
- a CDS encoding sugar phosphate isomerase/epimerase family protein, whose protein sequence is MKKQNFQIKNERIREQFLKLKGNSPHRFQERLKLSWSNWGFGLETLEESICRLKEAGLQYIELHGNHYGDDLGYNIDQTLDLLSKYDMKVSGVCGMFSSENDLSSNIPQKRQEAINYIQRELEFTNAIGGEYLLVVPGAVGRPNPYDETEFDRSTQTLKSLGDLFKNYNIKAAVEPVRAAEVSFIHTVSDAKKYIDAVDHQAIRHINGDIYHMQSEESHIGEAIIEAGSQLVNLHLADSNRGALGEGFMDIDTIIMALHIIGYNKGNKFLTPEPLGPGGDPYPAMNAKPDQNKLKHLVQQTVTYFKEREDELLKL
- a CDS encoding L-ribulose-5-phosphate 4-epimerase, with translation MLDELKKEVLMANQTLPKKGLVTLTWGNVSGIDKNSELVVIKPSGVSYEELTVEDLSVVNLDGEVIEGKKPSSDTPTHLLLYKQFSELGGIVHTHSPYATSWAQAGKDIPALGTTHADYFYGSIPCTRPMTDVEINGDYELETGHVIVETFKDKSYKEIPSVLVHGHASFSWGINVNEAIKHTIVLEEVAKMGMWTQQLKGEIHSLNQVLLDKHYLRKHGKNAYYGQN